GAGTTGCAGAAGCAAAAACGTCACATTCCGATTCGCCAATTTGTTCGTAGGGCGGGTCGCGCACTGCAGGCGCTCAAACCATGCTTTATGATGAGTCCTCTATCTGTAGCTCAATATCTGGAACCTGGACAGGTAACTTTTGATCTTGTCGTCATGGATGAGGCCTCACAACTAAAACCTGAGGATGCGCTCGGTGCTATTGCTCGGGCCAAACAGCTAATCGTCGTTGGCGACCCAAATCAGCTACCGCCCACTAGCTTCTTCGACAGAAATGATGGCCCTGCCGAAGAGGATGATGAGATTTCAGCAATTCAAGACACCGAATCAATTTTAGATATTTGTCTTACTTCATACCGCAAGCGTCGATTGCGTTGGCATTATCGCTCTGAACACGAGAGTCTCATTGCTTTCTCCAACCTTCGCTTCTACGATGGGGATATGGTTATCTTCCCTTCACCCATGGGCAAGAACCGTAACTACGGCGTCCATCGGCACTACATCGAAGGAGCCACCTATCTAAAAGGTCGTAACCGAGTCGAAGCAGAAGCGGTGGCACTGGCAGTTGTCGAACACTTTCGGAGTCAACCTAAAGTCACCCTTGGAGTGGCCACATTCAACCGGGAACAGACCGAACTAATCCTTGACGTTCTTGACCGGTTCCAGAAAGATCAACCATGGCTTGAACGGGCAATCAAGGAAACAGAGGAAGACGAAGAGCCATTCTTTGTTAAAAATCTCGAGAATGTGCAGGGCGATGAACGAGACGTAATCTTTGTCGCCACAACTTATGGTCCGGAGCCATCAACGGGGAAAGTCTATCAACGGTTTGGCCCGATTGCGCGCGATACAGGTTGGCGACGGCTTAATGTCATTTTTACCCGAGCCAAGAAACGCCTCGAATTGTTTACGTCGCTCCGTTCATCTGACATCAAGCTCTCTGAAAACCCTTCAAAAGGGACACTAGCGCTGAAGGCATATCTTGAATACGCAGAAACAGGTATTCTGCCAGACTACGGTTCAGTTGGAAGCAGAGAGGCGGACAGCGATTTTGAGCTTGCTGTTGCACATCACCTCAATATTCATGGGTTCAAGACTGTTTCCCAAGTCGGCGTTGCAGGATTTTTTATCGACATTGGCGTTCTCCATCCTGAAAATGGGGGCGAGTTTATCCTTGGGGTCGAATGTGACGGTGCGGCCTATCATTCGGCAAAATCGGTCCGAGATCGTGACCGCTTACGGCAAGAAATACTTGAGCGGAAAGGCTGGAGGGTTCATCGCATCTGGTCAACCGATTGGTTTAAGAATCGCGATCGCGAGCTGCAGCGGCTACTTTCCGCTATTAGAGAGGGGATCGAAATTCATGAGTCTATTGCGGTTCTGCACGTTGATTCACCTGGGGCCTTTGATTCGAAGCTCGCCGAAATGCTGCATAAGGTAACTGAACCCGAGTCCGTAGCCGAAGTGGCGCACCGGGAAAAAGTTACCTCCGCC
The sequence above is a segment of the Desulfobulbaceae bacterium genome. Coding sequences within it:
- a CDS encoding DUF559 domain-containing protein codes for the protein MGQCDAFAAGLASYGEVLTEEGLFGCNAQTYTLEDFSKSITVALENIRYLITWGDYRRAFERANTIGLDSIIEAIDSERITPEESAALFRHSVYDSMAREIISKHSQLAAFTRAEFEGIRERFSSLDRQIMNNNRERIAFKASTRQVPQGIGYGPVREHTDLALIERELQKQKRHIPIRQFVRRAGRALQALKPCFMMSPLSVAQYLEPGQVTFDLVVMDEASQLKPEDALGAIARAKQLIVVGDPNQLPPTSFFDRNDGPAEEDDEISAIQDTESILDICLTSYRKRRLRWHYRSEHESLIAFSNLRFYDGDMVIFPSPMGKNRNYGVHRHYIEGATYLKGRNRVEAEAVALAVVEHFRSQPKVTLGVATFNREQTELILDVLDRFQKDQPWLERAIKETEEDEEPFFVKNLENVQGDERDVIFVATTYGPEPSTGKVYQRFGPIARDTGWRRLNVIFTRAKKRLELFTSLRSSDIKLSENPSKGTLALKAYLEYAETGILPDYGSVGSREADSDFELAVAHHLNIHGFKTVSQVGVAGFFIDIGVLHPENGGEFILGVECDGAAYHSAKSVRDRDRLRQEILERKGWRVHRIWSTDWFKNRDRELQRLLSAIREGIEIHESIAVLHVDSPGAFDSKLAEMLHKVTEPESVAEVAHREKVTSA